The stretch of DNA CGGTCGGGATTGATCGTCGTTATTGTCGCCGCGAGAGCACGTCCGAGGACGTCTGCAGCCGCCGCCAGGAGTTGCGAAACTTGGCTATCAGGGACGCGGGCAGCCTCCCGGACGGCATCGGGGCTGACGTAGCTATCGCCGTCGAGCTGTGCTGCTATCGCCCGTCCCGAACTGTACGCCGCGAGGCATCCGTGGCGTCCACACCGGCAGAGCGGCCCGTTGTCCGCTATCCGGATATGCCCGATGTCGCCGGCAGCTCCGTGGGCACCCCTGAGGATCGAACCCTCGACGACGATGCCGCAACCGATGCCCGTGGCCACTTTGACATACACGATGGTTTCGGAATCGCTTTTCCGCTCGCCGAGTGCTGCCGCGCGGGCGTCGTTTTCCACCACGAGGGGCACATGCCATGCCTGGGAAAACGCCTTCGTCACCGCGTCCGGGCGCCATTCGGGGATGGTGGTGGCGTGGGCAACGAACCCGGTCCCGGCTTCAACGGGAGTAGGCAGGCTGACGCCGACACCGGTCAGGACTTCACCGGTTCCCTGCCCGAGCAACGACTTTCCGGCTCCGATCAGGGGCGAGAGAACCTGGTCGGAGGGACCGCTGATGTCGTGCTGGACGGTGACCGACCGCAACGGGAACCCTTCGGTGTCCGTCACGGCGACAGTGGCATGCGTCTGGCCGAGCGCGAAGACCAGAATGACCCGGCCGCGGTTGTCGAAGCGGATCCTGCGTGAGCGGCGGCCTCCCGTGGCCTCCAGGGACTCCGCCTCGTAGACGAAGCCGTGACGGAGCAGAGCCTCAAGTCGCTCGTAGAGCGTCGCGCGGGACATGCCCGTCGCGGAGAGAAGTTGCTGACGGGAGAGACCGTCCGCTGACCGGATCAACTCCAGCAGGTGCCCATGGGAGGTTGCTCCGCCAGGACTGGCCGGCATTCGTTCAACCGTCATTTGTGTCCCTCCCGTCACCGACTACCAACATAGTTCATCGGAAAGTCCGCGGGCGGTCCTCGCTATCGGGACGGGCCGGCGCCGTCGACGGGCGCGCCATCCCCGAGCCATTCCAGCGCGGCCGCGGCAGTCCACGCCTGGGCCAGGCTTCCGAGGGGTTCGCCGGTGAACGGCTCGTAGTATTCTCCGAATTTCACGTCGGAGAGTTGCCGCAGAGATTCCACGCGCAGCGTGTTGTGCAGTTCCGACTGCCCGTCGCGGGCGCACGCCCAGCCCAGCAGCAGGTTCAGGAACGGCCACACCGGCCCGCGCCAGTAGGTGCGGGCCCGGAAGGCCGGGCTGGCCGGGGAGGTGGAGGGCGGCAGCGCAAACTGGAGGCCGGGGAATCCCATCCAGTCCGGGCCCAGCAGGGTCTCGCGTTGGGCATCGAGGAGTGCCGGCTCGCCACCTGCCACGAGAGGGGCAAAGCCGGAGACCGTGTCGGTTGCGATCCATCGCCCGGCCCGGACGTCGAAATCGCGGGCCAGCCCGGTTGCGGGATCCACCGTGGCGGCCACACCGGCGCGGAAGCGCGCCGAGATCTCCCGGAGTTCGGCAGCCTCCGGACGTCCGATGTCATCCGCCAGTTCAGCCAGGACCTCACTTGAGGCCGCCATGATGCCCGAAAAAAAGACATCGCGGACGCGGAAGTCCACCGTTTCCTGCACGGCCTGGTCGTCGAAGCCCACCGAGGCCATCTGCTGGACGAGCCAAAGGTACTTGGCGTACTCGGCGTCGTCCGGGCGTTCGCTCGCGTCGGACACGTGCAGGGTGTCCCGGCGGGTGAACGGCTCGAGGTGACCTGGCTGGATGGCCGCATACGGCCCGTCCCAGCGCGGAGAATTGTCGAAGCCGGACTCCCACCCGTGGTGGATCTCGATCAGTCCCACCCGGTCCGGGTCTCGTACGTCGGCCAGCCAGCGGTGCCAGGCAAGCCAGCCGTCGAAGGAATCGCGGAGGAACTGTTCGGCAGCCGCCTGGTCGGTGCCGCCGTTTTCGCGCGCCCGGTCCAGGATGTGGCGCAGCGCTATCGCGTGCACCGGAGGCTGGCAGATCCCGCTGCTCTTGACGTGGGCCGGACGGGCGGCGGCCGCGGCGGTTCCCCAGCGGTCGAAGCCGGGAAAGTAGCCGGTGTCGTTGTCGCTGAACACGATGTGGGGAATCATTCCGGTGGACCACTGGGCATCGAGCAGGGTGCGCATCTCGGTGATGGCCCGGGGCACATCGAACCTTGCCAGGCCGATGGCGACGAAGGCTGCGTCCCAGCTCCACATGTGCGGGTAGAGGTTGGGCGCGGCGGTGGTCATCGTCCCGAGGTCGTTCACCCGCAGGACTTCAATGGCCGCTTCACGCAGTTGTTCCGTGCTGATGATCTGGTTGGTGGTCATTTGGCCTCCAGTGCCATTGAAGTTTCGCGGTCGTAGAAGCGCATGGTGTTGGGCGAGAAAGTGAGCCAGATGGTCTGTTGCGGGGCCGTCCGGAACGTCGGCGGGGCCTGGACCTTGACCGTCTGCCCCTCGACGTCGACCGTGAGCAGGATCGTGGACCCCATGGGTTCGACCACCAGGACCGTGCCGGCGATATCACCGGAGGAACGCTCGGTTCCGACCCCTACATTTTCGGCACGGATGCCGAGGACGACGTCGGAAGCCCGGAAGGAGCGCAGCAGGGACGGAGCCATCAGCTTCTGGTCCCCGACCACCAGTGTGTCGCCGTCGGCCGTTACGGCAGCGTCGATGAAGTTCATCGGCGGGGATCCGATGAACCCTCCCACGAAACGGTCGCCGGGGGCGTCGTAAACATCGAGCGGGTCGCCGAGCTGGGCGATCCTTCCCTTGCGCATGACGGCCACCTGGTCGCCCAGGGACAACGCTTCACTCTGGTCGTGCGTGACGTAGACGGTGGTGGTGCCCAGGTCCTGCACGATCTTCTTCAGCTCGGAGCGGAAGGTCAGGCGCAACAGGGCGTCCAGGTTGGAAAGGGGTTCGTCCATGAGCAGGACATCAGCGTCCATGACGATGGCCCGGGCGACGGCGACGCGCTGGCGTTGCCCGCCCGAGAGCTGCGCGGGCAGCCGGTCCAGGTACGGGCTGAGCTGCAGCAGTTCTGCGGCCCACTGGACCTTTTTCTCGACCTCGTTTTTGGGCATCTTTGCCATGTGCAGGCCGAAACCGATGTTGTAGCGGACGGACCGGTGCGGAAATACCGCGTAGGACTGGAACACCATGGAGATGTTGCGCTTGTTCGGCGGCTGGTACGTGACGTCGCGGCCGCCGATGGCGATGGAACCCGAGTCCGGAAGCTCCAGGCCGGCGAGCATCCGCAGAAGAGTGGTTTTGCCGCAGCCGGAGGGGCCGAGGAGGACGGTGAACTCGCCGTCGGCGATTTCGAGGGACACGTCGTCGGTGGCCCTTTCGGTCCCGCCGGGATAGGTCTTGACGAGGTGCGAGATGGAGATGTCAGCCATGGGATCGGCTCCTTGAACGATGCTGGAAGAAGGAAGGAAGGGGGCGTGCTAACGGATGGTGGAGCCCCACATGTTGGTGAGGTACCGGCGCATCAGTGCGATGAAGATGATGGACGGAATGACCAGGGCGAAGCCGCCGGCAAACCTGTAGGCCAGGGGCGAATCGGCGAGCGAGGTGAGGACCTGGGCCGGGAGCGTCCGGTGGTCCAGGGTCAGGATCGATGCACCCAGGACTTCGTTCCAGGACATGACGAAGGTGAAGATCGAGGCGGCGGCGATGCCGGGAAGCGCCATCGGCATCACTACCTTCAGAAAAGCCTTGAAGGGGGTGCAGCCGAAGACCCGGGCGGCCTCCTCGACGTCGTGGGGCACGCCGAGGAAGACGCTCGCCGAGATGAGGATCGTCGTGGGGAGGGCCAGCGCCGTGTGCAGCAGAATGACGCCGTATGTCGTGTCGTACATGTCCACTGTCAGGAAGAGCCGGGCCAGCGGAACGGAGAGCACCACGATGGGCAGTGCGCGGGTGAAGAGCAGGAAGAGCTGGTACGGGTCTTTGCCGGGGAAGGCAAAGCGTGCCAGGGCGTACCCGGCCGGTACGCCGATCAGGGCGGAGAGAAGCAGGGTTCCCACGCCCACGATCAGCGAGTTGCCCAGGGCCCCGAAGACGCCGGTGGATCCGAGGAAAGCGTTGAGCGTGTCAAAGGAGAAGCTGGTGGGCAGCAGGCTCAGGGGGAACTTGTTGAGTGACTCCCTGGTGGACAGTGCAGCCAGTGAGATCAGGTAGATCGGTACCAGCATGAAGAGCGAAACCGCGATGCAGGCGGCCTGGAGCAGGACCCTGTTGCGCTTCTGCCGTTTCAGCGGAGCCGTGTCAACGGTTATCTGGCTCATCGGAGGCCTCCCTGGTTCTTTTCGCGGAGAGCCCGCAGGTAGAAGACTGACGTCAGCATGGACACCACGAGGATGACCAGGGCGAGCGCCGCTGCGACATTGGGGTTTTGCAGGCCGGTGTACCAGCGGTAGGTTTCGCCGACGACCAGCGGGAAGTTTTGGCCGGTCAGGGCCTGGGCTACGGCAAAAGTCTGGAACGCCAGAATGGTGCGCAGGATCAGCGCCACCTGCAGGCTGGGCTTGAGCAGCGGGAGCGTCACGAAGCGCAGGCGCTGCCAGAAGGTGGCCCCGAAAACCTGGGCGGCCTCATCGTAGTCCTTGGGTATGCCCTGGAGGCCGGCCACCACGATGACCAGGACCAGTGAGGTTGCCCTCCACAGTTCGGCGATGAGAACACAGATGAACATCGTCGTCTGGTTGTCATACGCGAGCCATGATGTGCCTTCGAGGCCGAACCACGACAGTACGGAGTTCAGGTAGCCGCGGTCGTTGAAGATGGCCAGCCACACCAGGCCGGCGGCCAGGTCGCTGAGCGCCAGCGGGATGGCCCAGACGAAAAAGTGGACTTTGTGCAGGCGCGGGTTTGCGCGCAGCAGCAGCGCCATCGTGATGGCGAACGCGAACTGGATCGGAATCATGACAGCGATCAACAGCAGGGTGTTGCGGACGGCCGGCCAGAAATACGGGTCCTGCACCATGCGGGTCACGAACTCGAGCGTGAATCCCTTGTCGTTTTGGAACGCCTGCAGTACGCCCTCAACCACGGGCCAGCCAAGCAGAAGCACCATGAAAAGGACGGACGGGCCGATAAGCCAGACTGCGGCAGGAACACGACGGCGGGGAGCCCCGACGGTCGTTGGAGTGGGCGCCGTC from Arthrobacter sp. B3I9 encodes:
- a CDS encoding ROK family transcriptional regulator, which gives rise to MTVERMPASPGGATSHGHLLELIRSADGLSRQQLLSATGMSRATLYERLEALLRHGFVYEAESLEATGGRRSRRIRFDNRGRVILVFALGQTHATVAVTDTEGFPLRSVTVQHDISGPSDQVLSPLIGAGKSLLGQGTGEVLTGVGVSLPTPVEAGTGFVAHATTIPEWRPDAVTKAFSQAWHVPLVVENDARAAALGERKSDSETIVYVKVATGIGCGIVVEGSILRGAHGAAGDIGHIRIADNGPLCRCGRHGCLAAYSSGRAIAAQLDGDSYVSPDAVREAARVPDSQVSQLLAAAADVLGRALAATITTINPDRLVLGGKIGSIAGMVDRVRARVLADVADRIADGLIVEAGDPGDDSAIHGLATLVMRQVFAPEAIDGAVADFLAS
- a CDS encoding glycogen debranching protein, giving the protein MTTNQIISTEQLREAAIEVLRVNDLGTMTTAAPNLYPHMWSWDAAFVAIGLARFDVPRAITEMRTLLDAQWSTGMIPHIVFSDNDTGYFPGFDRWGTAAAAARPAHVKSSGICQPPVHAIALRHILDRARENGGTDQAAAEQFLRDSFDGWLAWHRWLADVRDPDRVGLIEIHHGWESGFDNSPRWDGPYAAIQPGHLEPFTRRDTLHVSDASERPDDAEYAKYLWLVQQMASVGFDDQAVQETVDFRVRDVFFSGIMAASSEVLAELADDIGRPEAAELREISARFRAGVAATVDPATGLARDFDVRAGRWIATDTVSGFAPLVAGGEPALLDAQRETLLGPDWMGFPGLQFALPPSTSPASPAFRARTYWRGPVWPFLNLLLGWACARDGQSELHNTLRVESLRQLSDVKFGEYYEPFTGEPLGSLAQAWTAAAALEWLGDGAPVDGAGPSR
- a CDS encoding ABC transporter ATP-binding protein yields the protein MADISISHLVKTYPGGTERATDDVSLEIADGEFTVLLGPSGCGKTTLLRMLAGLELPDSGSIAIGGRDVTYQPPNKRNISMVFQSYAVFPHRSVRYNIGFGLHMAKMPKNEVEKKVQWAAELLQLSPYLDRLPAQLSGGQRQRVAVARAIVMDADVLLMDEPLSNLDALLRLTFRSELKKIVQDLGTTTVYVTHDQSEALSLGDQVAVMRKGRIAQLGDPLDVYDAPGDRFVGGFIGSPPMNFIDAAVTADGDTLVVGDQKLMAPSLLRSFRASDVVLGIRAENVGVGTERSSGDIAGTVLVVEPMGSTILLTVDVEGQTVKVQAPPTFRTAPQQTIWLTFSPNTMRFYDRETSMALEAK
- a CDS encoding carbohydrate ABC transporter permease, which produces MSQITVDTAPLKRQKRNRVLLQAACIAVSLFMLVPIYLISLAALSTRESLNKFPLSLLPTSFSFDTLNAFLGSTGVFGALGNSLIVGVGTLLLSALIGVPAGYALARFAFPGKDPYQLFLLFTRALPIVVLSVPLARLFLTVDMYDTTYGVILLHTALALPTTILISASVFLGVPHDVEEAARVFGCTPFKAFLKVVMPMALPGIAAASIFTFVMSWNEVLGASILTLDHRTLPAQVLTSLADSPLAYRFAGGFALVIPSIIFIALMRRYLTNMWGSTIR
- a CDS encoding carbohydrate ABC transporter permease, whose protein sequence is MTVQAPTAPTPTTVGAPRRRVPAAVWLIGPSVLFMVLLLGWPVVEGVLQAFQNDKGFTLEFVTRMVQDPYFWPAVRNTLLLIAVMIPIQFAFAITMALLLRANPRLHKVHFFVWAIPLALSDLAAGLVWLAIFNDRGYLNSVLSWFGLEGTSWLAYDNQTTMFICVLIAELWRATSLVLVIVVAGLQGIPKDYDEAAQVFGATFWQRLRFVTLPLLKPSLQVALILRTILAFQTFAVAQALTGQNFPLVVGETYRWYTGLQNPNVAAALALVILVVSMLTSVFYLRALREKNQGGLR